The DNA window ctctctcgctcgctcgctcgcagAGGGAGGAAGTCTCCGTTGTTCAACACTTGAACCTCAACCCAAACACAGCGTGGATGAACAccaaaagaaataaaaaatcGTGGATGCAAACTTGACGTTCAGTACAGTTAACGAGCGCGTGCACGCTGCTACCTCTTTTTGTTCGCCCAAATTACCAGATTAATTTCTAGACAAAATCACCAGATTAATTCCGAGTACAAATTAACTTAACAATAATATCACACACAAATCCAAACCAACCAACCAAACGATTAGATCAGAAGAAGATACACACACGTATAGCTGAtacacctctctctctctctctctactgggcagttaATAATTTCAGTCTACCAATAAACCATTTCTCGAAGCAGATATATAAATATGCATCGCGCCTGATCACTTGGATCAGGTTCAGGCAGTTTTAATAGTGCACACGCCACTGGGGCGCTGGGTCAGATGGCCTTAACGCCGCCCTTGCGCGGCGACCCAACCGCCTcctccagcttctgcagctCGGCCAGCACCGGCACCGCGCACGACGGCAGCACGGCCACCGCGTCgagggcggcgaggggcagctcCATCTCCGCCGACTCCGCCGCCAGCGCGGCGGCCGTCGTCGGCAGGACCACGGACGCCGGCTTGGGCTTCCGGTAGCAGCAGTAGAGCACCATCTGGACGCACCCGAAGAAGAAGCCGCCCACGTTCGGGAGCTGCATGCGGATCGACGCAGACAAATTAAAGAAACAAACAAGATTATCATCGTAACAACTGCTTGCTAATTTGGATCGAAATGGAGCGAGACGAGCAGATTATATATATTGTTGATCTCTCTGTTACCGTGACGTAGAGGTCGTTGGTGAAGAGGCCGTAGAAGAACCAGGCGACGGCGCTGAGGgtgaggaagaaggagagggagaagggcaTGAACTCGGCGCTCTTCGTCCTGATCACAACAAACTGCACAACAAGAAGCAGTATGCATGGGTTCTTAGCTAAGGCACGCGCGCGTCTTAGCTAGCTTAGCTTGTTGGTAGGGTATGCAGAGGCCTTACGATGACGCTCATGGGGGCGACGAAGACGGCCATGGAGAAGGTGAGGCAGATGCTGCCGAGCACCTTGACCCGCTGCGCCTCCGCGACGAGCACGAGGGTGACGACGGCGATGAGGGAGAAGGCGGCGACgttgaggaggaggaaggaggcgAGCGCCCTGAGCCtggcggggcgcggcgcgtAGACGAGGTAGAGGAGGATGTAGACGGACTCGATGGCGCAGCCGAAGGCGTTGATGGTCAGCAGCGGGCTGGAGTTGGTCTTTACCAGCGCGTAGAAGATCCACAGCGTGCAGCTGAAGAGCGCCACCACGTACGGCACCGAGCTGAACCCCTCCGTCGACTTCTTCCGGTACACGCGCAGGAACGTCGGcctgcacgcacgcacgcacgcatcGATCCATCAcgttcttctttttttttgtcaGATTCAATTCGATCATACGATGCAAATTTACTGAACGCATTGCTTCTGGTCACAGCAAGCAAGCAACTTCAGTTCAGGATCGCGTGCTGCACTTACATTGGCGCGAGGAACACCAGGAAGGAGATGATGTTGCCTGCAGGAAACAGAAGGGAATCAAAGGAGATGCATGGAGCTTTCTGTCAGTGACTCGCTAGCTGATGCATGCGTGCAAATTGTGAGGTGATCATCAGTTCATCAGCATTGCTACGGTGAGATCGATCAGGCAGCAGCGACGCACGTACCTAGGATGCCAAAGGCAGAGGCCCAGGGATGCTCCATGGAGAAGAACCCTCCTGCCATTGAGACGACAGTACCAAGCAAGACGATAGAAAGATCAGAGACCACGCCGAGCTCCTG is part of the Panicum hallii strain FIL2 chromosome 2, PHallii_v3.1, whole genome shotgun sequence genome and encodes:
- the LOC112882812 gene encoding bidirectional sugar transporter SWEET11-like — encoded protein: MAGGFFSMEHPWASAFGILGNIISFLVFLAPMPTFLRVYRKKSTEGFSSVPYVVALFSCTLWIFYALVKTNSSPLLTINAFGCAIESVYILLYLVYAPRPARLRALASFLLLNVAAFSLIAVVTLVLVAEAQRVKVLGSICLTFSMAVFVAPMSVIFVVIRTKSAEFMPFSLSFFLTLSAVAWFFYGLFTNDLYVTLPNVGGFFFGCVQMVLYCCYRKPKPASVVLPTTAAALAAESAEMELPLAALDAVAVLPSCAVPVLAELQKLEEAVGSPRKGGVKAI